The region ACTGCAAAAAAATAAAATGAATCGAATGTTAGGTGAAAGTAATCAGGGAAGCACGTTTTACAGTACCGGATATGGAAGTTATTAACCTTCCGCACACTTTCGGCGGTTTTCGCATATTTTAATGAAAGAACCTGCAGAAGAGGTGTGTGTAATGGACAGAAATCATGTTGATTATATGAATCATGAACGACCCTATATCCGGCAATCACCGTTTAATAAACCTGTTCCCCAACGCAAAGAAACCTTCCAGACACCTTTTGAGTATTTTTCCAAACCAAGTCAACCGCTTAACTGGCATCCGGCTAACAAAACGGGCGGCCAGTCCCGCGCAGCAACTGAACGAAATGAACTGTTTCATTATTTTGAAACGAAAAAAGAGGAGGTTGACCTGGATAAATTGGTGTCTGCAATCGGTCAGGTTTCCAATACCGTTCAACAGGTTTCCCCGGTTGTTAAACAAATTGGTGCACTCATGAAGCAATTCAAATAGACCAGCAGCTGATGAAAAATTATTCATCGGCTTTAATTTTGTATTATTAGCGGTGTGAAGGGGTAAATAAAGAGTAAGGGATGACAAAGGAGAATTTGTATGATTGGATGTCTGGTAATTCATGGTTACACAGGAGGTCCATATGAAGTGGATCCGCTTGTACGTTATTTAAAGGAAAATACGGACTGGCATATCGAGGTGCCGACATTGCCGGGGCATGGAAGGAAATTAGCATTGGAAAATGCATCCCATAAAGAATGGCTCGAAACAGCAGAAGATAAACTGAAGCAGATGCAAGGTAAATTTGAAAAGATCTATATGATCGGCTTTTCGATGGGAGGCATGATTGCCTCGTATCTGGCGGCAAAACACCCGACCGATAAATTGGTGCTC is a window of Virgibacillus ihumii DNA encoding:
- a CDS encoding YppG family protein yields the protein MDRNHVDYMNHERPYIRQSPFNKPVPQRKETFQTPFEYFSKPSQPLNWHPANKTGGQSRAATERNELFHYFETKKEEVDLDKLVSAIGQVSNTVQQVSPVVKQIGALMKQFK